Proteins encoded by one window of Juglans regia cultivar Chandler chromosome 15, Walnut 2.0, whole genome shotgun sequence:
- the LOC108994571 gene encoding transcription factor DICHOTOMA-like: MYPSNSNYNICNDLISYSDQAFLQLPNLNIFSNSKQEDPSPLCFLDHFSSSPSIDGNAFLENHHDLLFHQQSMVKSDKNTTGTVTNMVDSRKTHINRQTVAEQIPRKRTYKGDRHSKINTARGPRDRRMRLSLEVARKFFGLQDMLGFDKASKTVEWLLLQAKVEIKKLAREVKRSCSVGVKTSTASSTSESGEVLSGIDEVAIYDGNQQGRAVSKEKTSTCTSAKEKKNIRQWRKSAFHPLARESRDQARARARERTKEKLRTRRLDESKFCEVDTANSSDLSRLSIWSLLETGELESAGTQSHNMNPSMDQALPDHQIEEESSHAPDHDLGAAEDMVNDDSLVIIGRWSPSLIFNTVNINTGISQEHHEFTDSQFFGKPCEAYNNNQYDKDYLSYVWH; the protein is encoded by the exons ATGTATCCCTCAAACAGTAACTATAATATCTGCAATGACCTGATCTCATATTCTGACCAAGCATTTTTGCAGTTGCCTAACCTTAATATTTTCTCCAATTCAAAACAAGAAGACCCTTCTCCTTTATGTTTCTTGGATCACTTCTCCTCTTCTCCCTCCATAGATGGGAATGCTTTCCTCGAAAACCACCATGACCTGTTATTTCACCAGCAATCCATGGTGAAATCTGACAAGAATACAACCGGAACTGTCACAAACATGGTCGATTCGAGGAAAACTCACATCAATCGACAGACAGTGGCCGAGCAGATCCCAAGAAAACGAACCTACAAGGGAGATCGGCACAGCAAGATTAACACTGCGCGAGGACCAAGGGATCGGAGAATGAGATTGTCCCTTGAAGTTGCCCGCAAGTTTTTCGGTCTCCAAGACATGCTAGGCTTTGACAAGGCAAGCAAGACCGTCGAGTGGCTACTCCTGCAGGCAAAAGTTGAAATCAAGAAGCTGGCAAGAGAAGTGAAGCGCAGTTGCAGCGTTGGTGTCAAGACTAGTACTGCTTCTTCTACTTCCGAGAGTGGCGAAGTCTTGTCTGGCATTGATGAGGTTGCAATCTATGATGGCAATCAACAAGGCAGGGCTGTTTCAAAAGAGAAAACCTCGACGTGTACATCTgctaaagaaaagaagaatattAGGCAGTGGCGGAAAAGTGCATTTCACCCTCTTGCAAGGGAGTCAAGGGATCAAGCTAGGGCAAGGGCAAGGGAGAGGACAAAAGAAAAGCTGAGGACTCGGAGACTGGatgaatcaaaattttgtgAAGTGGATACGGCCAACTCATCTGATTTGAGCCGATTAAGTATTTGGAGTCTTTTGGAAACTGGTGAATTAGAATCTGCTGGAACCCAAAGCCATAACATGAACCCTTCCATGGATCAAGCACTGCCTGATCATCAGATTGAAGAAGAAAGCTCTCATGCCCCTGATCATGATTTAGGGGCTGCGGAAGACATGGTTAATGATGATTCATTGGTGATTATTGGAAGGTGGAGCCCATCTTTGATTTTCAATACTGTGAACATCAATACTGGAATTTCCCAAGAG CATCATGAATTTACAGACTCTCAATTCTTTGGCAAACCGTGTGAAGCCTACAACAATAATCAATATGACAAGGATTATCTCTCGTATGTCTGGCACTAG